Proteins encoded in a region of the Micropterus dolomieu isolate WLL.071019.BEF.003 ecotype Adirondacks linkage group LG07, ASM2129224v1, whole genome shotgun sequence genome:
- the sp5a gene encoding transcription factor Sp5a, translated as MAAVAVLRNETLQAFLQDRTPNSSPENCKHSPLALLAATCNRIGHHHGSNPTDFLQVPYDPTLGSPSRLFHPWTNEGTPQSSLASNATFGLSSKPQLSAHIQSSFSSHHELPLTPPADPSYPYDFSPVKMLPCSMQSLQSTCPPTYVPAVSYAAPTPIPPAMPSFVTGPSGLVHQQQRQLSPNPGEDIPWWSLQQGNHVSHTSSLGPHRFQLQRGLVLGHTDFAQYQTQIAALLHTKSPLATARRCRRCRCPNCQSSTSSDEPGKKKQHICHIPGCGKVYGKTSHLKAHLRWHSGERPFVCNWLFCGKSFTRSDELQRHLRTHTGEKRFVCPDCCKRFMRSDHLAKHVKTHQNKKSKCHDKTLDHVKREDTRNML; from the exons ATGGCAGCAGTGGCTGTACTGCGGAATGAAACACTCCAGGCTTTTCTTCAG GATCGCACTCCAAACTCGTCTCCAGAGAACTGTAAGCACTCTCCGCTGGCTCTCCTGGCTGCCACTTGTAACCGGATCGGGCACCACCACGGATCCAACCCCACAGATTTCCTCCAGGTCCCTTACGACCCGACTCTGGGCTCCCCTTCGCGTTTATTTCACCCGTGGACTAACGAGGGGACCCCTCAGAGTAGCCTGGCCAGCAACGCTACTTTCGGACTATCCTCAAAGCCCCAGCTGTCTGCGCACATCCAGAGCTCCTTCAGCTCGCACCACGAACTGCCCCTCACCCCTCCGGCGGACCCCTCGTACCCCTATGACTTCTCCCCTGTGAAGATGTTACCTTGCTCCATGCAGTCTCTGCAGTCCACCTGCCCTCCCACCTACGTCCCCGCAGTCAGTTACGCAGCCCCAACCCCCATTCCGCCCGCAATGCCAAGTTTTGTCACGGGACCCTCCGGCCTTGTGCACCAGCAGCAGAGACAGTTGTCCCCAAACCCTGGAGAGGATATTCCGTGGTGGAGCCTCCAGCAGGGGAACCATGTCAGTCACACTTCCTCCCTTGGTCCCCATCGCTTCCAGCTGCAGAGGGGCTTGGTTCTGGGACATACGGACTTTGCGCAATATCAGACGCAAATCGCGGCTCTGCTGCACACAAAGTCCCCTCTCGCAACTGCAAGGCGGTGCAGGAGGTGCAGGTGTCCGAACTGCCAGTCCTCCACGTCCAGTGACGAGCCGgggaagaagaagcagcacaTTTGTCACATACCGGGTTGCGGGAAAGTTTATGGTAAAACTTCTCACCTCAAAGCGCACCTGAGGTGGCACTCTGGGGAGCGACCGTTTGTGTGCAACTGGCTGTTCTGTGGGAAGAGTTTCACCAGGTCGGACGAGCTGCAGAGACACCTGAGGACTCACACGGGGGAGAAGCGCTTTGTTTGCCCAGACTGCTGCAAGAGGTTCATGAGGAGTGACCACTTGGCAAAACATGTCAAAACTCACCAGAACAAAAAAAGCAAGTGCCATGACAAGACCCTTGACCATGTCAAAAGGGAGGACACGAGGAATATGTTGTAA